A single genomic interval of Campylobacter sp. MIT 12-8780 harbors:
- the ruvC gene encoding crossover junction endodeoxyribonuclease RuvC, whose product MKAGKNTLIEAGLIKIKPASLQYQITELCEGLDLIFKSHSFDEVAIEDIFFAYNPKTVLKLAQFRGALSLKILQTHGEFSEYTPLQVKKSVTGKAKATKEQVAFMVKRLLGIQKEIKPLDITDAIAVALTHAANMRFKKT is encoded by the coding sequence GGACTTATCAAGATCAAACCAGCTTCACTGCAGTATCAAATCACAGAGTTGTGTGAGGGGCTTGATTTGATTTTTAAAAGTCATAGCTTTGATGAGGTGGCGATTGAAGATATTTTCTTTGCGTATAATCCAAAAACAGTGCTTAAGCTCGCCCAATTTCGTGGGGCTTTAAGCTTAAAAATCTTACAAACTCACGGCGAATTTAGCGAATACACACCCTTGCAAGTGAAAAAAAGCGTTACAGGAAAGGCAAAAGCGACAAAAGAACAAGTGGCTTTTATGGTAAAAAGGCTTCTTGGCATACAAAAAGAGATCAAGCCTCTTGATATCACTGATGCCATAGCTGTAGCTTTAACACATGCTGCAAATATGAGATTTAAAAAGACTTGA